One genomic region from Verrucomicrobiia bacterium encodes:
- the ileS gene encoding isoleucine--tRNA ligase → MDYKNTLNLPQTDFSMKADLVTREPERLKTWQQAGLYGQIQARRAGAPKFVLHDGPPFANGDVHIGTALNKILKDIIIKYQTLRGNDAPYVPGWDCHGLPIEAKVSQELRKAGNETADAATIRTACDAYARKYIDLQRSQFKRLGVFGDWENPYLTLNKEYEAAELCLFADIVAQGFVYRGKKPVYWSIPYKTALAEAEVEYNDHVSQSVYVKFPVVGHKGLNLLIWTTTPWTLPANLAVAFNPKLYYSIVQADDAAYIVCDALLGKVAEKCNWSNWNIVRSVGADDFAALEYQHPFCNRTGKLYPADFVEDTAGTGFVHIAPGHGTEDYNLGRSLGLPVYSPVDDNGCLAHTNDLPVEQQMPAELIGLSTLEKNGASAANEGVLNILKAGNYLAHQEAYSHSYPHCWRSKTPIIFRAMDQWFIRIDHVAGKDGKTFRQNALAEIDRVAWVPDWGVNRIKGAVQSRPDWCISRQRTWGVPIPAFYDAQKNAILDAAVIRNVAALVEKHGSNVWFEKSATELWALVKPADWKGADAVAKSNDTLDVWIDSGSSSRAVIAQRSELRGKGDKPFQADVYLEGSDQHRGWFQSSLLLSLAGNGAAPYKTVLTHGFMVDADREKISKSKQGGYEKPQTAEAYVKQWGADVVRLWVSSQDYRSDIVVSEERIKKVAETYRGIRNCLRYQLSNLYDFNPATDSVADEKLTGIDRWVLGEFAKLEEAVLAAYNAYEFHVVYQKISQFVAVELSSIYHDVLKDRLYTDAANSARRRSSQTVMYRLVSSLCQILAPLLAYTADEAWEFIPGKKGTSVHASDWKPTSFARTEAEQDAWKTLFALREAALPELEKARQSKLIGKALEASLAITGKAETLKAAQANEADLRELLNVSQVTFTVGENDIVMFTVNKASGQKCERCWHWENDIGQNTEHPTLCGRCVVAVKVSLSGKA, encoded by the coding sequence ATGGACTACAAGAATACGTTGAACTTGCCGCAGACGGACTTCTCCATGAAGGCCGATCTGGTGACGCGCGAACCTGAACGCCTGAAAACCTGGCAACAAGCCGGGCTCTACGGCCAGATTCAGGCCCGCCGCGCTGGTGCGCCGAAATTCGTGCTGCATGATGGACCGCCCTTCGCCAATGGCGATGTGCATATCGGCACCGCGCTCAACAAAATCCTGAAGGACATCATCATCAAGTATCAGACCTTGCGCGGCAATGACGCCCCGTATGTGCCCGGTTGGGACTGCCATGGCCTGCCCATCGAGGCCAAGGTCTCGCAAGAACTGCGCAAGGCCGGTAACGAAACCGCCGATGCCGCCACCATCCGCACCGCGTGCGATGCCTACGCGCGCAAATACATTGATCTGCAACGCTCACAGTTCAAACGCTTGGGCGTGTTCGGTGATTGGGAGAATCCGTATCTCACCTTGAACAAGGAATACGAGGCCGCGGAGCTGTGCCTCTTTGCCGACATCGTCGCGCAAGGTTTCGTGTATCGCGGCAAGAAGCCGGTGTATTGGAGCATCCCTTACAAGACCGCGCTAGCGGAAGCGGAAGTGGAATATAACGACCACGTGAGCCAGTCCGTATATGTGAAGTTCCCTGTGGTCGGTCATAAGGGCTTGAATCTGCTGATCTGGACGACGACGCCTTGGACCTTGCCCGCGAACCTCGCGGTGGCGTTCAATCCGAAGCTGTATTACTCCATCGTGCAAGCGGATGACGCCGCTTACATCGTGTGCGATGCCCTGCTGGGCAAAGTCGCGGAGAAGTGCAACTGGAGCAATTGGAACATCGTTCGCTCGGTCGGCGCAGATGATTTCGCAGCTCTTGAGTATCAGCATCCGTTCTGCAATCGCACGGGCAAGTTGTATCCGGCGGATTTCGTCGAAGACACCGCCGGTACCGGCTTCGTGCACATCGCCCCCGGTCACGGTACTGAAGATTATAACCTCGGCCGCAGCCTCGGTCTGCCGGTGTATTCACCAGTGGATGACAACGGCTGCCTTGCACATACGAATGATCTGCCGGTCGAGCAACAGATGCCCGCGGAACTCATCGGCCTCTCCACGCTGGAGAAGAATGGAGCGAGCGCGGCGAATGAGGGCGTGTTGAATATCCTGAAAGCGGGCAATTACCTCGCGCATCAGGAAGCATATTCGCACAGCTATCCGCATTGCTGGCGCAGCAAGACGCCCATCATCTTCCGCGCGATGGATCAGTGGTTCATCCGAATCGACCATGTTGCTGGCAAAGATGGCAAGACCTTCCGCCAAAACGCGCTCGCTGAGATCGATCGCGTGGCGTGGGTGCCGGATTGGGGTGTCAATCGTATCAAGGGCGCGGTGCAATCGCGTCCGGACTGGTGCATCTCGCGTCAACGCACGTGGGGCGTACCGATCCCGGCATTCTACGATGCGCAGAAGAATGCGATCCTTGATGCCGCCGTGATCCGCAATGTCGCCGCGCTCGTCGAGAAGCATGGTTCCAACGTGTGGTTCGAGAAATCCGCCACGGAACTGTGGGCGCTCGTGAAGCCCGCTGATTGGAAAGGTGCGGATGCCGTGGCCAAATCGAACGACACGCTCGATGTGTGGATCGATTCCGGTTCGTCCTCACGCGCCGTTATCGCGCAGCGTAGTGAATTGCGCGGCAAGGGTGACAAGCCGTTCCAGGCGGATGTCTATCTGGAAGGCTCCGATCAGCATCGTGGCTGGTTCCAGTCTTCATTACTGCTCTCGCTCGCGGGTAATGGGGCCGCGCCATACAAGACCGTGCTGACGCATGGTTTCATGGTGGATGCGGATCGCGAGAAGATCTCGAAGAGCAAGCAAGGCGGCTACGAGAAACCGCAGACTGCTGAAGCTTACGTGAAGCAATGGGGCGCGGATGTGGTGCGCCTGTGGGTGTCCTCACAAGATTACCGCAGCGATATCGTGGTGAGCGAAGAGCGCATCAAGAAAGTCGCGGAGACCTATCGCGGCATCCGCAACTGCCTGCGCTACCAGCTCTCGAATCTCTATGACTTCAATCCCGCAACGGACAGTGTGGCGGATGAAAAGCTGACGGGCATTGACCGCTGGGTGTTGGGCGAGTTCGCGAAATTGGAAGAGGCCGTGCTGGCCGCTTACAACGCGTATGAGTTCCACGTCGTGTATCAGAAGATCAGCCAGTTCGTGGCGGTGGAGCTTTCCTCCATCTACCACGATGTGCTGAAAGACCGCCTCTATACGGATGCGGCGAATTCAGCGCGTCGCCGCTCCAGCCAGACGGTCATGTATCGTTTGGTGAGCAGCCTGTGCCAGATACTTGCCCCGCTCCTCGCTTACACGGCGGATGAAGCGTGGGAATTCATCCCCGGCAAGAAAGGCACTTCGGTGCATGCGTCCGATTGGAAGCCGACGAGTTTTGCCCGCACGGAAGCGGAACAAGACGCGTGGAAAACGTTGTTCGCTCTGCGCGAAGCGGCGTTGCCAGAATTGGAAAAGGCGCGTCAATCCAAGCTCATCGGCAAGGCGCTCGAAGCCAGCCTGGCCATCACCGGCAAAGCGGAAACGCTGAAGGCCGCACAAGCGAACGAAGCGGATTTGCGCGAGTTGCTGAACGTCTCGCAAGTCACTTTCACCGTTGGCGAGAATGACATCGTGATGTTCACCGTGAACAAAGCCTCCGGCCAAAAGTGCGAACGCTGCTGGCACTGGGAAAACGACATCGGCCAAAACACCGAGCATCCGACCTTATGCGGACGTTGCGTGGTGGCAGTGAAGGTTTCCTTGTCGGGTAAGGCGTAG
- a CDS encoding phage holin family protein, with protein sequence MKEFFIRWINTTVAVLIAAHIIPGIGYDRFADLIVASLLLGILNAIARPILMLLSLPLLLLTLGLFLLVINAGLLYLVGWMVKGFHVGGFWAAFFGALVISIASMFLNALTGTGKGNVKVKSSSSREQEKRRDDDKGGGPIIDV encoded by the coding sequence GTGAAAGAGTTTTTCATACGCTGGATCAATACGACGGTGGCCGTGCTCATCGCGGCGCACATCATCCCGGGCATCGGCTATGATCGCTTTGCCGATCTGATAGTGGCGTCATTGCTGTTGGGCATACTAAACGCCATTGCCCGCCCCATCTTGATGCTGCTTTCCCTGCCGCTTTTGCTGCTGACGCTGGGATTGTTCCTCTTGGTGATCAATGCCGGCCTGCTCTACCTCGTAGGATGGATGGTGAAAGGCTTTCACGTCGGTGGATTCTGGGCAGCCTTCTTCGGCGCACTGGTCATCAGCATCGCGAGCATGTTCCTCAATGCCCTGACCGGCACAGGCAAGGGCAATGTGAAGGTGAAGAGCAGTTCCAGCCGTGAGCAGGAGAAACGCCGCGATGATGACAAGGGCGGCGGGCCGATCATCGATGTGTAA
- the trmB gene encoding tRNA (guanosine(46)-N7)-methyltransferase TrmB: protein MSQSPSSTAAPAPTLVHRPQSFFEPLNIGSMFSKAQPLQVEIGAGDGSFLIQYTSQHPEYNFLGVERLLGRLRKIDRKGQRQGLQNLRGMRIEAAYFVEYLLPADSTDIMHIYFPDPWPKKKHRKNRLVNERFTDLVHRVLKDRGIIYLRTDDADYHEQMVTVFDANPKFERIETPEELSAVKTDFERGFNAEGIPTRYAAYRRL from the coding sequence GTGAGCCAGTCTCCTTCATCTACAGCCGCACCGGCGCCTACGCTGGTCCATCGTCCTCAATCGTTCTTCGAGCCGTTGAACATTGGCTCGATGTTCTCCAAAGCGCAGCCACTTCAGGTGGAGATCGGGGCTGGGGATGGCTCCTTCCTCATCCAATACACGTCACAGCATCCCGAGTATAATTTTCTCGGCGTGGAAAGATTGTTGGGCCGTTTGCGCAAGATTGATCGCAAGGGGCAACGACAAGGTTTGCAGAACTTGCGCGGCATGCGCATTGAGGCTGCTTACTTCGTGGAGTATCTTTTGCCGGCGGATTCCACGGACATCATGCACATCTACTTCCCCGATCCGTGGCCCAAGAAGAAGCATCGTAAGAACCGCCTCGTGAACGAACGCTTCACCGATCTGGTTCATCGCGTGCTGAAAGATCGCGGCATCATTTACCTGCGCACGGATGATGCGGATTATCACGAGCAGATGGTGACAGTGTTTGATGCGAACCCGAAGTTCGAACGCATCGAAACACCGGAAGAATTGAGCGCCGTGAAAACGGATTTTGAGCGCGGCTTCAATGCTGAAGGGATTCCGACGCGATATGCTGCTTACCGCAGGCTCTGA
- a CDS encoding FIST N-terminal domain-containing protein, whose translation MRTPYAVCGHWAGEYDEAGLETWAANLRNQLETPQVSLGLVFMTPHFFPHAAQVLETLRLHARIPLLVGCSSESLVCGRHEIEEKPGLVLGLYYLPGAKLTAKRFTQEQVDSCTDRSYWPEEMGVQREDTNGWLVFADPFNLDAENWLKQWNAAYAPLPIVGGLASGVYQERNTQIYLNGDVFEEGGVALSVAGDVEITSVISQGCTPIGETWTITRTDGNLIFEIGNKPAYSILTETFEKLPDNEKSKLRGNLFVGLVVNEYLEEFHRGDFLIRNLVGGDPGKGVLVVGAFPRAGQTIQFQRRDASAATEDMHALLERAKKTLAGRTIFGGSLHCCNGRGTGLFGEPNHDADMIQRELGTTALTGFFCNGEIGPIGDKNFLHGYTASLALFVSRAQKETQS comes from the coding sequence ATGCGGACGCCGTATGCGGTTTGCGGACATTGGGCGGGGGAGTATGACGAGGCCGGGCTGGAAACCTGGGCCGCGAACCTTCGTAACCAGTTGGAGACGCCCCAAGTCAGCTTGGGCCTCGTCTTCATGACGCCGCATTTCTTCCCTCACGCGGCTCAAGTGCTGGAGACCTTGCGCCTGCACGCGCGCATCCCGTTGCTCGTCGGTTGTTCCAGTGAAAGCCTGGTGTGCGGTCGCCATGAGATCGAGGAAAAGCCCGGCCTCGTGCTGGGGCTCTACTATCTTCCGGGAGCCAAACTCACGGCTAAGCGTTTTACGCAAGAACAGGTGGATAGCTGCACGGATCGCTCCTACTGGCCGGAGGAGATGGGCGTGCAACGTGAAGACACGAACGGCTGGCTCGTCTTCGCCGATCCTTTCAATCTGGATGCGGAGAACTGGCTAAAGCAATGGAACGCGGCTTACGCGCCTCTGCCGATCGTAGGCGGTCTGGCGAGCGGGGTGTATCAGGAGCGCAACACTCAGATCTATCTGAATGGTGATGTGTTTGAAGAAGGTGGCGTGGCGTTATCCGTCGCCGGAGATGTGGAGATCACCAGTGTCATTTCCCAAGGCTGCACGCCCATCGGCGAGACATGGACCATCACGCGCACGGATGGCAACCTGATCTTCGAGATCGGCAACAAGCCCGCCTATTCCATCCTCACGGAAACCTTCGAGAAACTTCCGGACAATGAGAAGTCGAAGTTGCGCGGCAATCTCTTCGTGGGTCTGGTCGTGAATGAATACCTTGAGGAATTTCATCGCGGCGATTTCCTTATCCGCAATCTCGTGGGTGGCGATCCGGGGAAAGGCGTGCTCGTCGTGGGTGCATTTCCGCGTGCGGGGCAGACCATTCAATTTCAACGTCGCGATGCCTCTGCTGCTACAGAGGACATGCATGCCTTGCTGGAACGAGCGAAGAAAACTCTTGCTGGTCGCACCATCTTTGGCGGGTCATTACATTGCTGCAATGGTCGCGGCACGGGCCTTTTCGGCGAGCCGAATCATGATGCCGATATGATCCAGCGCGAGCTCGGCACCACCGCTCTCACCGGTTTCTTCTGCAATGGCGAGATCGGTCCCATCGGTGATAAAAATTTCCTGCACGGTTACACAGCGTCCCTCGCGCTCTTTGTCAGCCGCGCCCAGAAAGAAACGCAATCGTGA
- a CDS encoding uracil-DNA glycosylase — protein MPGEYDQLLEATIEHLQQLKARGTRFVTVDNAALKALTAPATASASAAAPARAASPASEAARPAQRLSSAFAVTQAPAAPAVSRPPVPAREIATPVGAAAPAPTKAPLSPEAKEAAMADLRARALACVKCANLVAARTQVVFGVGNINADIMFVGEAPGADEDAQGEPFVGAAGQLLTKIIQAMGQSRSTVYIGNILKCRPDMPPGAPGNRKPTPDEMKTCIPYLLEQIDIIRPKVLVALGATAVEGLFGKAIPITKQRGNWMSFQGIPVMPTFHPAYLLRNQAPSEKRKVWEDMLAVMEHVSLPISEKQRGYFLRS, from the coding sequence ATGCCGGGTGAATACGACCAACTGCTCGAAGCGACCATCGAGCACCTGCAGCAACTGAAAGCGCGCGGAACACGTTTTGTGACGGTGGATAATGCCGCTCTCAAGGCGCTCACCGCACCTGCGACTGCATCGGCCTCTGCTGCTGCGCCAGCTCGAGCGGCATCACCCGCCTCCGAGGCTGCTCGTCCGGCGCAAAGATTGTCCTCAGCTTTCGCTGTTACTCAGGCACCCGCAGCACCGGCTGTTTCCAGGCCTCCTGTTCCGGCTAGAGAAATCGCAACTCCAGTGGGTGCTGCTGCGCCTGCTCCGACCAAAGCGCCCTTGTCTCCCGAGGCGAAGGAAGCGGCGATGGCCGATCTGCGTGCACGCGCTTTGGCTTGTGTGAAATGCGCGAACCTCGTCGCTGCACGCACTCAAGTCGTCTTCGGCGTGGGCAATATCAATGCGGACATCATGTTCGTAGGGGAAGCACCGGGAGCAGATGAAGATGCGCAAGGCGAACCGTTCGTGGGGGCAGCGGGGCAATTGCTCACGAAGATCATCCAGGCGATGGGGCAATCTCGCAGCACCGTTTACATCGGGAACATTTTGAAATGCCGTCCTGACATGCCGCCGGGTGCGCCAGGAAATCGCAAGCCCACGCCGGATGAGATGAAAACCTGCATCCCGTATCTGCTCGAGCAGATCGACATCATCCGGCCCAAGGTGTTGGTGGCGTTGGGAGCCACAGCGGTGGAAGGCCTTTTCGGCAAGGCGATACCGATCACTAAGCAGCGCGGCAACTGGATGAGTTTTCAGGGCATTCCCGTGATGCCGACATTTCACCCAGCATATCTTCTGCGTAATCAGGCGCCCAGCGAGAAGCGCAAGGTGTGGGAAGACATGCTGGCCGTGATGGAGCACGTGAGCCTGCCGATCAGCGAGAAGCAACGCGGTTACTTCCTGCGCAGCTAA
- a CDS encoding response regulator transcription factor encodes MDEALIVTKEAPKALVVEDERDLTTLIAYHLERHGIKTTTAADGEIGLMLATRNRFDVIILDLMLPSLSGLEISRQLQARQNPMPPVIILTAVSPEIVATIREKLCAEAIIFKPFRPQDLVACVTNLIRRAQASTMDSSI; translated from the coding sequence ATGGACGAAGCATTGATAGTGACGAAAGAAGCACCCAAAGCCTTGGTGGTAGAGGATGAGCGTGATCTCACCACGCTCATCGCCTACCACTTGGAACGGCACGGAATCAAGACCACCACGGCAGCGGATGGCGAGATCGGCCTCATGCTGGCCACCCGGAACCGGTTCGATGTCATCATCCTCGACCTGATGCTCCCTTCGCTGAGCGGGCTGGAGATTTCCCGGCAATTGCAGGCGCGCCAGAATCCCATGCCTCCAGTGATCATCCTCACAGCCGTTTCACCGGAGATCGTGGCGACCATCCGCGAAAAACTTTGCGCGGAAGCGATCATCTTCAAGCCGTTCCGTCCGCAAGATCTCGTGGCCTGCGTGACGAATCTCATCCGTCGCGCGCAAGCCTCCACCATGGATTCCTCAATCTGA
- a CDS encoding alpha/beta hydrolase, whose protein sequence is MAFAVLRVFTFAAVFLINLSVVATDLDERLSRENLLQYRDAQGEVKPVKSTRDWQKRRAEIVRGMETVMGKLPGKEKRCPLDAKVEEETDCGSYVRQLITYTSEPGSRAPAYLLIPKTALYEKKKTAAVLCLHPTDNVNGHKVVAALGGKANRQYAAELAERGFITIAPAYPQLANYQPDLKALGWESGTLKAVWDNMRGLDLLESLPYVKKGRFGAIGHSLGGHNSVYTAVFDERIKVIVSSCGLDSYLDYYNGNPKVWQPGGGWTQERYMPKLAHYAGKLETIPYDFHELIGALAPRVCFISAPLKDGNFKWDSVDKVAAAAKPIYQLYGKPQNLLVEHPDCDHDFPDAMREKAYRLMEQHLR, encoded by the coding sequence ATGGCTTTCGCTGTTCTACGAGTTTTCACATTTGCCGCTGTTTTTCTCATCAATTTAAGTGTGGTCGCCACTGATCTGGACGAACGGTTGTCACGGGAAAACCTCCTGCAGTATCGAGATGCCCAGGGTGAAGTGAAACCCGTGAAATCCACACGCGATTGGCAGAAGCGTCGCGCTGAGATCGTGCGTGGTATGGAAACCGTGATGGGCAAGCTGCCGGGCAAAGAGAAGCGCTGCCCGCTGGATGCCAAGGTGGAGGAAGAAACTGATTGCGGGAGCTACGTGCGGCAATTGATCACTTACACATCGGAGCCCGGTTCACGGGCGCCTGCGTATCTGCTCATTCCGAAAACGGCTCTCTACGAAAAGAAGAAAACTGCTGCCGTCCTGTGCCTGCATCCCACGGATAATGTGAACGGCCACAAAGTCGTTGCAGCACTTGGTGGGAAAGCGAATCGTCAATATGCAGCCGAGCTTGCGGAACGCGGTTTCATCACGATTGCACCTGCGTACCCGCAACTCGCCAATTATCAGCCTGACCTGAAAGCGCTTGGCTGGGAGAGCGGCACGTTGAAAGCTGTGTGGGACAACATGCGCGGCTTGGATCTGCTGGAGTCATTGCCTTACGTGAAGAAAGGGAGATTCGGCGCCATCGGTCATTCACTCGGTGGGCACAATTCCGTTTACACCGCTGTCTTCGATGAACGCATCAAGGTCATCGTGAGCAGTTGCGGATTGGATTCGTATCTCGATTACTACAACGGCAACCCAAAAGTTTGGCAACCGGGAGGAGGATGGACACAGGAACGCTACATGCCGAAGCTGGCGCACTATGCAGGCAAGTTAGAGACAATACCGTATGACTTCCACGAACTCATCGGTGCGCTGGCTCCGCGCGTTTGCTTCATCAGCGCACCGTTGAAGGATGGGAATTTCAAATGGGACAGTGTGGATAAAGTGGCGGCTGCCGCGAAACCCATCTATCAGCTTTACGGCAAGCCGCAGAATCTCTTGGTCGAACATCCTGATTGTGACCACGATTTCCCTGACGCGATGCGCGAGAAGGCGTATCGTCTGATGGAACAGCACCTGCGCTGA